AAACTTAACAAGAGGAAGAGTAGCTTAGTAGTTCGGTGACAGCCAACTCATCTTTTGTCATTTTATATAGTACTCTTGAATTCATTATTATTGggaaataattattttcagtcTCTCATGATCCTTAATCAAATGTGTTTAATCGCTTTATTGGTTATGGGAAATAAAAGGAATATGTGTTttgaaaattagttttatttctaaACGTATGTAAATTGGAAGGACTTTTGAAATTTTGTCCTAACCATAATATCTGCCTCCTCCAATATGACCAAAACCACCAAATCCTCCACCAAATCCTCGATGGAATCCGGGCTCAGCTTCAGCTACTGGGCTCCTCTTTCCACGGTAGCCTCCGTATCCGAATCCATGGCCaccaaatcctccaaatcctccaccaAATCCTCGATGGAATCCGGGCTCAGCTTCAGCTACTGGGCTCCTCTTTCCACGGTAGCCTCCATATCCGAATCCATGGCCaccaaatcctccaaatcctccaccaAATCCTCTATGGAATCCGGGCTCAGCTTCAGCTACTGGGCTCCTCTTTCCACGGTAGCCTCCATATCCGAATCCATGGCCACCAAATCCTCCGAATCCTCCACCAAATCCTCGATGGAATCCGGGCTCAGCTTCAGCTACTGGGCTCCTCTTTCCACGGTAGCCTCCATATCCGAATCCATGGCCaccaaatcctccaaatcctccaccaAATCCTCTGTGGAATCCAGGATTTGCTTCCGGTTCgggttcagcaactggaccaGCTGCTACTATCCCGAAAAGGACCACAGTGAAGGTGGCAATAACTGTCTGCAGAAAATGTACCGATAAATTTTGAATGGTGTCTTCTAAACCAAGAAATATGTTAGAAAAATCTgttggattttttactttttgttttccaGGAATTATCAGTTCACACTATTGTTCACACTATTGCTCAAACTGAAGTTCTGAATGGTGGTAAGTATATTTCAGACAGATTTCTCTCTCATCTACTATTTATAGTTTGATGCGAAATAACATGTCAAAGAAAAGGATATGCTActattacattttatattatgagatctatatatatatttgaaatggtgATCTAACTATAATtacgttccctctctctctctctctctctctctctctctctctctctctctctctctctctctctctctctctctctctctctgtgtgtttgtctgtcttttTGTCTGTCTGCCTTTCTGTCTTACCTTGGAGGGCATCTTGCAGTGCTTGAGAGGCAACTGTGCTGAAAGAGACCCAGGAATCCCCTTATATAGTGATTGAGGGAAACCAAATGTCCTTCCCTTGGCCTTTAAGatcttgaagaaaataacttCGTCATTGTGTATTGATAAAGATGAGGGATAACGGTAAttgcttttcctttttctacTTTTCAAAATCTTTCTACAAAACAGTGCCAAGAGGATTCACGTCTCTCCACACAATGTCAGTGTGGAAACTTTATATCATGAAGGTGTGTGCTTGAACTTGAGTGGTATATTGTCCATACTGCGTTTGCTAgtactctatgtatatatatatatatatatatatatatatatatataatatatatatatatatatatatgtatatatatatatgcaatacttATTTTGACTCTGGTATatgcataaaaattttaaataataaggcCAT
The sequence above is a segment of the Macrobrachium nipponense isolate FS-2020 chromosome 2, ASM1510439v2, whole genome shotgun sequence genome. Coding sequences within it:
- the LOC135221466 gene encoding uncharacterized protein LOC135221466, translating into MPSKTVIATFTVVLFGIVAAGPVAEPEPEANPGFHRGFGGGFGGFGGHGFGYGGYRGKRSPVAEAEPGFHRGFGGGFGGFGGHGFGYGGYRGKRSPVAEAEPGFHRGFGGGFGGFGGHGFGYGGYRGKRSPVAEAEPGFHRGFGGGFGGFGGHGFGYGGYRGKRSPVAEAEPGFHRGFGGGFGGFGHIGGGRYYG